From the genome of Hymenobacter gelipurpurascens:
GCGGCAGCGACTGATACCCAATGACGTAGCACTGATACAGCAGCTCCTGCACCTCGTAGCGCGGCCGGAAGCCTTCCCGAAAAAAGCGGCCGGTAAAGCTGGTGATGGCACCGGTTTCTACGAGGAGTGAACTGTTCATGGAGGATATACCACAGCAAGAAAAGGAGGAGCAAACAGGCCTAGCGCAGCAGTCAGGCTAATAAATCAGGCCATCCACGTTTTCGGGGTCCGGTTTATCAGTCGGGAGCGGCACGGTGGGCAGTAGTAGCACGGGTATGGGGCTGGCGCGCACCACTTCGGCGGCCACGCCGCACCCGAAAATGCTGCTCAGGAAGGTGCGCGGCCGAACCGGCATTACCAGCAGCTCGGCCTGTACATCCTGGGCGGCCTGCACAATACCAGCGCTGCGGGGCTGGTAGCGTACCTGATACGTGCGGGGCGGCGAAGGCAGCAGCCCGCTATGGCGCACGGTAGCTTCGGCGTGCCTACTCCCATCGGCAGATTCTTCGTCGGGAGTAGCCACATGAATGATGCAGTAGTCCGTAGTCCATTCGGCCAGAATCGGCACCAGGGCCTGCGCGGCAGTACTCAGCCGGAACTCTTCGCCATCGGCCGCTACGGCTACCACGCGGGGCATTACGGGGTCCTGGGCGGCATTTTCGGGCACCAGCAGCAGCGGTAGGCCGGTATCGCGGAGAGCCGGCAGGGCCTGGTTTATCAGCAGCTCATCCAGCACGTCGTGCTCGGCGGCCAGCGCTAGTACCAGCAGCCGGGGCTGCCACCGTACAATCAGGTTTTCCAACACCTCCCCGAGGCTCCCCTGCAGGCTTTCCACAATGGCTGGCGCGGGCAGCTGCCGGACCAGCTCGCGCAGGGCCTGGGCATCATCCTGCCGCTGCTGCTCAAAATACTCTGCCGGAACGGTCACCATGCCCAGCTCCGGCTCCAGCATCGGCAGTACTTCGGGGTGCAGCAGTACCAGCTGCCCTCCTACTGCCGAGGCCAGCAGCGCGGCCAGATACGTGGCACGCTGGGAGCGGGCACTCAGGTCAGTTACAACCAGAAACGAAGGCTTCATGAGCAAAGGAAATCAGGTGGAGGAAATGTCATTTGTGCTTGCTAGGCCGGTTGGGGCTGCCCCAGCTGCGCTTCTGGCTCGGGGTGCTTGTTGGCCAGCGCCTGCTCTGCCTGCACCATATTTGCGAGGCCCTTCAGCAGGCCATCGGGAGTGAAGGAAATGGAGCTTATGCCCTGCTCCACCAGAAACTGCGCAAACTCGGGGTAGTCGCTGGGGGCCTGCCCGCACAGCCCGATAGGCCTACCGCAGACTTTGGCCGTCCGGATTACCTGCGCCAGCAGCTGCAGCACCGCTTCGTTGCGCTCATCAAACAGCTCACTGATAATGGCCGAATCCCGGTCGATGCCGAGGGTGAGCTGGGTGAGGTCGTTGGAGCCGATGGAAAATCCATCGAAGACCTGCGCAAACTCCTGGGCCAGCAGCACGTTGCTGGGGATTTCGGCCATCACGTACACCTCTAGGCCACTCTCGCCGCGCTTCAGGCCAAATTCTTCCATCAGGGCCACCACCTTCCGGCCTTCGGCCACGGTGCGACAGAAGGGCACCATCACCTTCACGTTGGTCAGGCCCATGCCGAGGCGCACGCGCTTCAGGGCCTCGCACTCTAGCCGGAACCCCTCGCGGTACTGCGGACTGTAGTAGCGGCTGGCGCCCCGGAAACCCAGCATCGGGTTTTCTTCGGTGGGCTCGAACTGCTTCCCGCCCAATAGGTTGGCGTATTCGTTGGTTTTGAAGTCGCTGAGGCGCACAATCACTTCGCGCGGGAAGAAGGCAGCGGCCACAAACCCAATGGCCTGGGCCAAGTGGTCGATGAAGTATTCGGGCTTGTTGTCGTAGTTAGCGGTGAGGGCATCGATTTCCTGGCGGGCCTGCTCATCCTGCAGGGCTCCGTAGGCCACTAGCGCCATTGGGTGCACCCGAATGGTATTGCTGACCACAAACTCCATGCGCATCAGGCCCACGCCCTGGCTGGGGTAGCGAGCCAACTGCAACGCCCGCCCAGGGTCGGCGAGAATAAGCAGCGCCTTGGTGTGCGGCTCGGGCACGCTGGCCAGGTCCAGGTCGATTTCCTGCCAGGCCAGCTGGCCTTCGAATATCTGTCCTTCGTCGCCCTCGGCGCAGGAAACGGTAATCTGCTGCCCATCCTTGATTTTCTCGGTGGCATCGAGCGTGCCTACCACTGCTGAGAGGCCTAGCTCGCGCGCCACAATAGCCGCGTGGCTCGTGCGCCCGCCCTTGTTGGTCACAATGACGGAGGCCTTCCGCAGCACGGCGTTCCAGTCGGGGCTGGTGATATCGGTCACGAGGATTTCGCCGGGCTGCAGCCGGTGCCCTTCCGAGGGCGAGGCAATGAGGCGCGCTACTCCCGTCACGATTTGCTGGCCTACAGCCTTGCCCGTGGCTAGCACCGGCCCGCGCTCCGTGAGGTGATACTCGTGCAGGCGCAGGGCTTTGGTGCCGTGGTGGATGGTTTCGGGGCGGGCTTGCACAATGTAGAGCACGTTAGTCAGCCCATCTTTGGCCCACTCAATATCCATGGGCATGCCGTAGTGCTCCTCAATCTGGAGGCACCAGCGGCCGAGCTGTTCGGCCTCAGCATCTGAGAGCA
Proteins encoded in this window:
- a CDS encoding universal stress protein; the encoded protein is MKPSFLVVTDLSARSQRATYLAALLASAVGGQLVLLHPEVLPMLEPELGMVTVPAEYFEQQRQDDAQALRELVRQLPAPAIVESLQGSLGEVLENLIVRWQPRLLVLALAAEHDVLDELLINQALPALRDTGLPLLLVPENAAQDPVMPRVVAVAADGEEFRLSTAAQALVPILAEWTTDYCIIHVATPDEESADGSRHAEATVRHSGLLPSPPRTYQVRYQPRSAGIVQAAQDVQAELLVMPVRPRTFLSSIFGCGVAAEVVRASPIPVLLLPTVPLPTDKPDPENVDGLIY
- the ppsA gene encoding phosphoenolpyruvate synthase, which codes for MAHNTYIRFFRELTNDKVALVGGKNASLGEMFNRLMPQGINVPDGFATTADAYWLFLDENNLREPLTTLLASLDQQEFTNLPEVGTQARALLAGAHLPAAVAAEIRQAYKELSAEYTHATQVAVRSSATAEDLPTASFAGQHDSFLNVRGEEAVLQACQKCYVSLFNDRAIKYRIQNGFEHLRVALSVGVQTMVRSDLASAGVAFTIEPETGHDNLIYLTGSWGLGENVVQGAVNPDEFYLFKPALRDGHRALVTKKLGDKAKTMHYGQRPDGSTGIHNTDTPSDKRATFVLSDAEAEQLGRWCLQIEEHYGMPMDIEWAKDGLTNVLYIVQARPETIHHGTKALRLHEYHLTERGPVLATGKAVGQQIVTGVARLIASPSEGHRLQPGEILVTDITSPDWNAVLRKASVIVTNKGGRTSHAAIVARELGLSAVVGTLDATEKIKDGQQITVSCAEGDEGQIFEGQLAWQEIDLDLASVPEPHTKALLILADPGRALQLARYPSQGVGLMRMEFVVSNTIRVHPMALVAYGALQDEQARQEIDALTANYDNKPEYFIDHLAQAIGFVAAAFFPREVIVRLSDFKTNEYANLLGGKQFEPTEENPMLGFRGASRYYSPQYREGFRLECEALKRVRLGMGLTNVKVMVPFCRTVAEGRKVVALMEEFGLKRGESGLEVYVMAEIPSNVLLAQEFAQVFDGFSIGSNDLTQLTLGIDRDSAIISELFDERNEAVLQLLAQVIRTAKVCGRPIGLCGQAPSDYPEFAQFLVEQGISSISFTPDGLLKGLANMVQAEQALANKHPEPEAQLGQPQPA